A window of the Callospermophilus lateralis isolate mCalLat2 chromosome 7, mCalLat2.hap1, whole genome shotgun sequence genome harbors these coding sequences:
- the LOC143404303 gene encoding PRAME family member 20-like, translating to MSIQSPPTLLELAGRSLLSDKSRAVLDLEDLPIELFPPLFVEAFSRGHTEFLKKMVQAWPFTRLPLGALMRKSQLEMIRVALEGLDMLLAQQDHPRRWKLQVLDLRNVSQNFWRMWSGAMVDACSPEDIKKNRTLKLGPAMVAKQPFKVFIDLSLRKRPLNEFLTHLFLWVKQRRDRLHLCCNRLKIFGKPTSHTRNVLRLLQLDSVQKVEMHFTWAASTLAALAPFLGQMRNLRKLLVSQVYVPAYTSQEEQEQLIAQLTSQFLRMDCLRKFCANAVFLLKGHLEQVLRQLRHLELRGIKLTDFSLEPLQILLDSTATTLSILDLAACGITDSQLQTLLPALSRCSQLVILSFHGNCLSLSTLRDLLLHTARLSQLSVELYPAPVESYDAWGTIHPGRCFQLCAELTARVRDFRQPHILVFCTVPCRHCGSKFMYNQGLIHCSCPTAA from the exons ATGAGCATCCAGTCCCCACCCACGCTGCTGGAGCTGGCAGGGCGCAGCTTGCTGAGTGACAAGTCCAGGGCTGTCCTGGATCTGGAGGACCTGCCCATAGAGCTCTTCCCACCACTCTTTGTGGAGGCCTTCAGCAGGGGACACACTGAATTCCTGAAGAAAATGGTGCAGGCCTGGCCCTTCACCCGCCTGCCCCTGGGGGCCCTGATGAGGAAGTCACAGCTTGAGATGATCCGAGTGGCTCTGGAAGGGCTGGACATGCTGCTTGCCCAGCAGGATCACCCCAG GAGGTGGAAACTGCAGGTGCTGGATTTGCGGAATGTTTCCCAGAACTTCTGGAGGATGTGGTCTGGAGCCATGGTTGATGCCTGCTCACCAGAAGACATTAAGAAGAATAGAACACTGAAACTTGGTCCAGCAATGGTAGCTAAGCAACCCTTCAAGGTTTTCATAGACTTGAGCCTCAGAAAAAGACCCCTAAATGAATTCCTGACCCACTTGTTCCTGTGGGTCAAACAGAGAAGAGACAGGCTGCACCTGTGTTGCAATAGGCTGAAGATCTTTGGGAAACCCACCAGCCACACCAGGAATGTCCTGAGACTGCTGCAGCTGGACTCTGTCCAGAAGGTGGAAATGCACTTCACCTGGGCAGCCTCCACCTTGGCTGCTCTTGCTCCTTTCTTGGGCCAGATGAGGAACCTGAGGAAGCTGCTTGTCTCCCAGGTCTATGTGCCTGCCTACACCTCCCAAGAGGAGCAGGAGCAGCTGATTGCCCAGCTCACCTCGCAGTTTCTCAGGATGGACTGCCTGCGGAAGTTCTGTGCCAATGCTGTCTTCCTCCTCAAGGGCCACCTAGAACAGGTGCTGAG GCAGCTCAGACACCTGGAACTGAGGGGCATCAAACTGACTGATTTCAGTCTGGAGCCTCTCCAAATCTTGCTGGACAGCACTGCAACCACCCTGagcattctggacctggcagcttGCGGGATCACTGACTCCCAGCTCCAGACTCTCCTGCCTGCCCTGAGCCGCTGCTCCCAGCTTGTGATCTTGAGCTTCCATGGGAACTGCCTCTCTTTGTCAACCCTGAGGGACCTGCTGCTTCACACTGCCAGGCTGAGCCAGTTGAGTGTAGAGCTGTACCCTGCCCCTGTAGAGAGCTATGATGCCTGGGGTACCATCCACCCAGGAAGATGTTTCCAACTCTGTGCTGAGCTGACAGCAAGAGTGAGGGACTTTAGGCAGCCACACATCCTTGTGTTCTGTACTGTCCCCTGTCGTCATTGTGGCTCCAAGTTCATGTATAACCAGGGCCTCATTCACTGCTCCTGTCCAACAGCTGCCTAA